One window of Pieris napi chromosome 14, ilPieNapi1.2, whole genome shotgun sequence genomic DNA carries:
- the LOC125056122 gene encoding ornithine decarboxylase-like gives MKIVDIGGGFLSEKTKDIDKVSQLINTSLEEFFPDKNVKIIAEPGRYVCDSSMTLYCSINSVKRIKKDNEYINMIYLNDGIYGTLQFAESWQTVSKFQKQKSTNTEEVREKTILWGYSLDSTDRVMKDLTVLLPRCSPLDWLVFPIRGAYSIVFCSTFGCFQQPQIRPVVSKELWLKIKDSRAYQGSDFIENPDISEPFSSSIPPLVTTTSYIESTASLPL, from the exons ATGAAAATAGTCGATATAGGCGGAGGATTTCTGAGTGAAAAAACAAAGGATATTGATAAG GTATCCCAGCTAATAAACACATCATTAGAAGAGTTTTTCCCCGACAAAAACGTGAAAATAATTGCGGAGCCAGGAAGATATGTCTGCGATTCCTCTATGACTTTATACTGCAGCATTAATTCTGTTAAGAGG ATTAAAAAGGATAACGAATATATAAAcatgatatatttaaatgatggTATATATGGAACGCTGCAATTTGCTGAATCTTGGCAGACCGTCAGTAAGTTTCAA aaacaaAAAAGCACAAATACAGAAGAAGTAAGAGAAAAGACTATCCTATGGGGCTACAGCTTAGATTCAACAGACCGCGTGATGAAGGATCTAACAGTTCTATTACCGAGATGCAGTCCACTTGACTGGCTGGTCTTTCCAATCCGTGGGGCCTACTCGATCGTCTTTTGTTCGACTTTCGGATGTTTCCAGCAGCCCCAGATACGGCCAGTGGTTTCAAAAGAGCTATG GTTAAAGATCAAGGATAGCCGGGCATACCAGGGAAGTGACTTTATTGAAAATCCCGACATTTCAGAACCATTTTCATCCTCCATACCACCTTTGGTCACTACAACGTCTTACATAGAATCAACAGCTTCATTGCCTCTGTAA